In Zingiber officinale cultivar Zhangliang chromosome 1A, Zo_v1.1, whole genome shotgun sequence, a genomic segment contains:
- the LOC122021619 gene encoding uncharacterized protein LOC122021619, translating into MPQLISDQGRHTNPLVWLAAILCSVLAIAVIAGGIVVFAIYMIYKPRAPYIKVAYAQLSRLDYDQSGLLEIEMALALVAENDNERVHTSFSDQSILLQFHGIDVAALQADPFEVAKNSSVDLNYLFRSGPLPLDDSAMETMDVALKRGVVPIELNGHARTRWRVGVFLSLRSLAHLHCKLRFFWPNGSAIDLDCTSRAR; encoded by the coding sequence ATGCCACAGCTCATCTCTGACCAAGGACGGCACACCAATCCGTTAGTCTGGCTAGCTGCGATTCTGTGCAGTGTCCTAGCGATCGCTGTCATCGCCGGCGGGATAGTGGTGTTCGCCATCTACATGATCTACAAGCCCAGAGCGCCTTACATAAAAGTGGCCTACGCGCAACTCAGCAGGCTGGATTACGACCAGTCTGGCCTCCTTGAGATCGAGATGGCCTTGGCTCTGGTAGCGGAGAACGACAACGAGAGGGTCCACACTAGCTTCTCCGACCAGAGCATCCTCCTCCAGTTCCATGGAATCGATGTGGCCGCGCTGCAGGCTGATCCATTTGAGGTCGCCAAGAACAGCTCTGTGGATCTGAACTATCTCTTCCGGTCGGGGCCGCTCCCGCTGGACGACAGCGCAATGGAGACCATGGACGTCGCTCTGAAGCGGGGAGTTGTGCCAATCGAGCTCAACGGGCACGCCAGAACAAGATGGAGAGTGGGGGTTTTCCTCTCCCTGAGGTCCTTAGCCCACCTCCATTGCAAACTCCGCTTCTTCTGGCCCAATGGCAGTGCCATCGACTTGGACTGCACCTCCAGAGCCCGCTGA